One genomic window of Onychostoma macrolepis isolate SWU-2019 chromosome 25, ASM1243209v1, whole genome shotgun sequence includes the following:
- the cnot1 gene encoding CCR4-NOT transcription complex subunit 1 isoform X2, which translates to MNLDSLSLALSQISYLVDNLTKKNYRASQQEIQHIVNRHGPEADRHLLRCLFSHVDFSGDGKSSGKDFHQTQFLIQECVSLITKPNFISTLCYAIDNPLHYQKSLKPSPHLFTQLSKVLKLSKVQEVIFGLALLNSSNADLRGFAAQFVKQKLPDLLRSYVDADLGGNQEGGFQDIAIEVLHLLLSHLLFGQKGSSGVGQEQIDAFLKTLCRDFPQERCPVVLAPLLYPDKRDILMDRILPDSGELNKTMMESSLADFMQEVGYGFCASLEECRNIILQYGVREVTASQVARVLGMMARTHSGLSDGIGLQSISNPVGGGIWSDGKDKSDGSQAHTWNVEVLIDVVKEVNPNLNFKEVTYELDHPGFLIRDSKGLQIVVFGIQRGLGMEVFPVDLIYRPWKHAEGQLSFIQHSLMSPEVFCFADYPCHTVAIDILKAPPEDDNREIATWKSLDLVESLLRLSEVGHYEQVKQLFSFPIKHCPDMLVLALLQISTSWHTLRHELISTLMPIFLGNHPNSAIILHYAWHGQGQSPSIRQLIMHSMAEWYMRGEQYDQAKLSRILDVAQDLKSLSMLLNGTPFAFVIDLAALASRREYLKLDKWLTDKIREHGEPFIQACVTFLKRRCPSIMGGLAPEKDQPKSAQLPPETLATMLACLQSCAGSVSQELSETILTMVANCSNVMNKARQPPPGVLPKGRAPSTSSLDAISPVQMDPLSAMGSLSLGVSSTSHTPSMQGFPNLQGSAFSNPQSPAKAFSNLPNPNPSTAFPINPLSSQLQGPLSTSLTGIGSGLGMPAVSSDPFGTRKMSTPGLNPPTFQQTDLSQVWPEANQHFSKEIDDEANSYFQRIYNHPPHPTMSVDEVLEMLQRFKDSNIKREREVFNCMLRNLFEEYRFFPQYPDKELHITACLFGGIIEKGLVTYMALGLALRYVLEALRKPFGSKMYYFGIAALDRFKNRLKDYPQYCQHLASIAHFLQFPHHLQEYIEYGQQSRDPPVKMQGSITTPGSLALAQAQAQSQTPKAPQPGQASTLVTTATTTTTAAKTTTITRPTAVGPKKDVPPSINTTNIDTLLVATDQTERIVEPPENVQEKIAFIFNNLSQSNMSQKVEELKETVKEEFMPWVSQYLVMKRVSIEPNFHSLYSNFLDTLKNPEFVKMVLNETYRNIKVLLTSDKAAANFSDRSLLKNLGHWLGMITLAKNKPILYTDLELKSLLLEAYVKGQQELLYVVPFVAKVLESSLRSVIFRPQNPWTMGIMNVLAELHQEHDLKLNLKFEIEVLCKNLSLDISELKPGNLLRDKEKLKNLEEQLSAPKKETKPPEEMLPIVTTAAPSTPATTTTCTATGPPTPQFSYHDINVYALAGLAPHINININIPLLQAHPQLKQCVRPAIERAVQELVHPVVDRSIKIAMTTCEQIVRKDFALDSEESHMRVAAHHMMRNLTAGMAMITCREPLLMSIATNLKNSFAAALRAPTPQQREMMEEAAARVAQDNCELACCFIQKTAVEKAGPEMDKRLATEFELRKHARQEGRRYCDPMVLTYQAERMPEQIRLKVGGVDPKQLAVYEEFARNVPGFLPSNDLSQPTGFLAQPMKQQAWPTDDVAHIYDKCISDLEQHLHAIPPALAMNPQTQAIRSLLEAVVMARNSRDGIAALGLLQKAVEGLLDATSGADPDLLLSYRECHLLVLKALQDGRAYGPQWCNKQITRCLIECRDEYKYNVEAVELLIRNHLVNMQQYDLHLAQSMENGLNYMAVAFAMQLVKLLLVDERSVSHITEADLFHTIETLMRTNAHSRANAPEGLPQLMDVVRSNYEAMIDRHHGGPNFMMHSGISQASEYDDPPGLREKAEYLLREWVNLYHSAAAGRDSTKAFSAFVGQMHQQGILKTDDLITRFFRLCTEMCVEISYRAQAEQQHPTTSPAIIRAKCYHNLDAFVRLIALLVKHSGEATNTVTKINLLNKVLGIVVGVLIQDHDVRQTEFQQLPYHRIFIMLLLELNAPEHVLETINFQTLTAFCNTFHILRPTKAPGFVYAWLELISHRIFIARMLAHTPQQKGWPMYAQLLIDLFKYLAPFLRNVELNKPMQILYKGTLRVLLVLLHDFPEFLCDYHYGFCDVIPPNCIQLRNLILSAFPRNMRLPDPFTPNLKVDMLSEINIAPRILTNFTGVMPSQFKKDLDSYLKTRSPVTFLSELRSNLQVSNEPGNRYNIQLINALVLYVGTQAIAHIHNKGSTPSMSTITHSAHMDIFQNLAVDLDTEGRYLFLNAIANQLRYPNSHTHYFSCTMLYLFAEANAEAIQEQITRVLLERLIVNRPHPWGLLITFIELIKNPAFKFWSHDFVHCAPEIEKLFQSVAQCCMGQKQAQQVMEGTGAS; encoded by the exons ATGAATCTTGACTCGCTCTCGCTGGCTTTGTCTCAAATCAGCTACCTGGTGGACAATTTAACTAAGAAAAACTACAGAGCCAGCCAGCAGGAAATACAACAT ATTGTGAATCGTCACGGCCCTGAGGCAGACCGGCATTTATTACGCTGTCTCTTTTCCCATGTGGATTTCAGTGGCGATGGTAAAAGCAGTGGCAAAGATTTCCACCAG ACACAATTTCTGATCCAGGAGTGTGTGTCTCTTATTACGAAACCAAATTTTATTTCAACGCTTTGCTACGCCATTGACAATCCCCTGCACTATCAAAAG AGTTTGAAACCATCACCTCACTTATTTACTCAGCTGAGTAAGGTTCTCAAGCTAAGCAAGGTTCAGGAG GTGATTTTTGGCCTTGCTCTGCTGAACTCTAGTAACGCAGACCTCCGAGGGTTTG CTGCTCAATTTGTGAAGCAGAAGCTCCCTGACCTCCTCCGCTCGTACGTGGACGCAGACCTCGGAGGGAATCAGGAAGGTGGCTTCCAGGATATTGCCATAGAGGTTCTGCATCTGCTCCTCTCCCATCTTCTGTTCGGTCAGAAGGGCTCGAGCGGAGTCGGACAAGAGCAGATTGACGCGTTCCTCAAAACACTGTGCAGAG ATTTCCCGCAGGAGCGCTGTCCTGTGGTGCTTGCACCACTGCTGTACCCTGACAAACGGGACATTCTCATGGACAGGATCCTGCCAGACTCTGGAGAATTAAACAAGACCATGATGGAGAGTTCACTTGCTGACTTCATGCAAGAAGTTGGCTATGGCTTTTGTGCGAG TCTTGAAGAGTGCAGGAACATAATCCTGCAGTATGGGGTGCGAGAGGTGACAGCCAGTCAGGTGGCCAGAGTGCTGGGCATGATGGCCCGCACTCACTCTGGGCTGTCTGATGGCATCGGCCTACAG TCCATCTCAAATCCAGTGGGCGGTGGGATCTGGAGTGATGGGAAGGACAAGAGTGACGGCTCTCAGGCCCACACCTGGAATGTTGAAGTTCTAATTGATGTGGTCAAAGAAGTG AACCCCAATCTGAATTTCAAAGAGGTGACCTATGAGCTGGATCACCCAGGCTTCCTGATCCGGGACAGTAAGGGGCTTCAGATAGTGGTCTTTGGTATCCAGAGGGGTCTGGGAATGGAGGTCTTCCCAGTGGATctcatctacagaccatggAAGCATGCAGAAGGACAG CTGTCATTCATTCAGCACTCGCTGATGAGTCCAGAAGTCTTCTGCTTTGCTGACTACCCCTGTCATACTGTTGCCATTGACATCCTGAAGGCCCCACCTGAGGATGACAACAGAGAAATAGCCACATG GAAGAGCTTGGACCTAGTGGAGAGCCTCTTGCGCCTCTCTGAAGTCGGGCATTATGAACAGGTGAAGCAGCTCTTCAGCTTCCCCATCAAGCACTGCCCGGACATGCTAGTGCTGGCGCTTCTGCAGATCAGCACCTCCTGGCACACCCTGCGTCATGAGCTCATCTCCACCCTCATGCCCATCTTCCTGGGCAACCACCCCAACTCTGCCATCATCTTGCACTATGCCTGGCATGGACAG GGCCAGTCCCCCTCCATCCGCCAGCTGATCATGCACTCTATGGCTGAGTGGTACATGAGAGGAGAGCAATACGACCAGGCCAAGCTATCCCGCATCCTGGATGTGGCTCAGGACTTGAAG TCTCTATCGATGCTGCTGAATGGTACTCCATTTGCCTTTGTTATTGACCTTGCTGCACTTGCCTCTCGCCGTGAATACCTCAAACTTGACAAATGGCTCACTGACAAAATTCGAGAGCACGGG GAGCCGTTCATCCAGGCGTGTGTCACATTCCTGAAGAGACGTTGTCCCTCTATCATGGGTGGTTTGGCCCCAGAGAAAGACCAGCCGAAAAGTGCTCAACTTCCTCCTGAAACACTGGCTACCATGCTTGCTTGTCTGCAGTCTTGTGCTGG GAGTGTGTCTCAAGAGCTGTCAGAGACAATCTTGACCATGGTGGCCAACTGCAGCAATGTGATGAACAAGGCCAGGCAGCCGCCACCAGGAGTCTTGCCAAAGGGACGAGCTCCCAGCACCAGCAGCTTAGATGCTATTTCACCTGTGCAG ATGGACCCTCTCTCTGCGATGGGCTCTTTGAGTCTAGGTGTCTCGTCCACCTCTCACACCCCGAGCATGCAAGGATTCCCCAACCTGCAGGGCTCTGCCTTCAGTAACCCCCAGTCCCCAGCCAAAGCCTTCTCAAACCTGCCCAACCCTAACCCCAGTACAGCTTTCCCAATCAACCCCCTCTCTTCTCAGCTCCAAG GTCCTCTGAGCACAAGCTTGACTGGTATTGGCTCAGGTTTGGGCATGCCCGCTGTCAGCAGTGACCCCTTCGGCACCAGGAAGATGAGCACACCGGGGCTGAACCCACCCACCTTCCAGCAGA CTGACCTCTCTCAGGTGTGGCCAGAGGCAAACCAGCACTTTAGTAAGGAGATAGACGATGAGGCAAACAGCTACTTCCAGCGCATCTACAACCATCCGCCGCACCCCACGATGTCTGTGGATGAG GTGCTGGAAATGCTGCAGAGATTTAAGGACTCGAACATCAAGCGGGAACGGGAAGTTTTTAACTGCATGCTGAGGAATCTGTTTGAGGAGTACCGATTCTTCCCTCAGTATCCGGACAAAGAGCTACACATCACCGCTTGCCTCTTTGGGGGGATCATTGAGAAAGGCCTGGTCACATACATGGCACTGGGCTTGGCCTTACGATATGTCCTGGAAGCCTTACGCAAACCTTTCGGATCAAAGATGTATTACTTTGGAATCGCTGCACTAGATAGATTTAAAAATAG ACTGAAGGACTATCCCCAATATTGTCAGCACTTGGCGTCAATAGCCCATTTCCTGCAGTTTCCGCACCATTTACAAGAG TATATAGAGTATGGCCAGCAGTCCAGAGACCCTCCTGTGAAGATGCAAGGCTCCATTACCACCCCAGGTAGCCTGGCTTTAGCCCAGGCTCAAGCTCAGTCTCAGACCCCCAAAGCCCCTCAACCTGGCCAGGCCAGCACCTTAGTGACCACAGCCACCACAACCACAACCGCTGCCAAAACCACCACCATCACGAGACCTACAGCTGTTGGACCGAAGAAGGACGTGCCA ccttcaaTCAACACCACAAACATTGACACCTTGTTGGTGGCCACAGACCAAACCGAAAGGATCGTTGAGCCCCCAGAGAATGTTCAGGAGAAGATTGCATTCATCTTCAACAACTTGTCCCAATCAAACATGTCCCAAAAG GTGGAGGAGCTGAAAGAGACTGTGAAAGAAGAATTCATGCCCTGGGTCTCTCAGTACCTGGTTATGAAGCGTGTCAGCATTGAGCCCAACTTCCACAGCCTGTATTCTAACTTCCTGGACACACTGAAAAACCCAGAGTTTGTCAAGATGGTTCTCAATGAGACTTACAGAAACATCAAG gtcCTTCTTACCTCTGATAAGGCAGCTGCTAACTTCTCAGATCGATCCCTGCTGAAGAATTTGGGTCACTGGCTTGGAATGATCACCCTAGCTAAAAACAAACCCATCCTGTACACA GACCTGGAGCTGAAATCTCTCTTGCTGGAGGCTTATGTGAAAGGCCAACAGGAGTTACTGTATGTCGTCCCCTTTGTGGCCAAAGTCTTGGAGTCAAGTCTACGGAGTGTG ATCTTCAGACCGCAGAACCCTTGGACCATGGGTATCATGAATGTACTGGCTGAGCTCCACCAGGAACATGACTTAAAG CTTAACCTCAAGTTTGAGATTGAGGTGCTCTGCAAGAATCTGTCTTTGGACATCAGTGAGCTAAAACCAGGAAACCTACTGAGAGACAAAGAGAAGCTGAAGAACTTAGAGGAACAGCTCTCTGCACCAAAGAAAGAGACCAAGCCTCCTGAAGAGATGCTGCCTATAGTTACAACAG CTGCTCCGTCAACTCCGGCCACCACCACGACCTGTACGGCTACTGGACCGCCCACACCACAGTTCAGCTACCATGACATCAATGTGTATGCCCTGGCTGGCCTGGCCCCACACATCAACATCAATATTAAC ATCCCATTACTACAGGCCCACCCTCAGCTGAAGCAGTGTGTGAGACCCGCAATTGAGCGTGCTGTACAGGAACTGGTTCACCCAGTGGTGGACCGATCCATCAAGATCGCCATGACCACCTGTGAGCAGATAGTCAGGAAGGACTTCGCACTAGATTCTGAGGAGTCTCACATGCGTGTGGCCGCCCACCACATGATGCGTAACCTGACCGCTGGCATGGCCATGATCACCTGCAGGGAGCCTCTGCTCATGAGCATTGCCACCAACCTGAAGAACAGCTTTGCTGCAGCTCTTAGG GCTCCCACACCTCAGCAGAGAGAGATGATGGAAGAGGCAGCTGCTCGTGTTGCACAGGACAACTGTGAGCTTGCTTGTTGCTTTATACAGAAGACAGCAGTGGAGAAAGCTGGACCAGAGATGGACAAGAGACTGGCAACT GAATTCGAGCTAAGGAAGCACGCTCGCCAAGAAGGCCGTCGCTACTGTGACCCCATGGTGCTCACCTATCAGGCTGAGCGCATGCCAGAGCAGATCAGACTGAAG GTCGGTGGAGTGGATCCTAAACAGCTGGCTGTTTATGAGGAGTTCGCCCGTAATGTTCCAGGCTTCCTACCCAGTAATGACCTGTCTCAGCCCACTGGTTTCCTTGCCCAACCAATGAAG CAACAGGCATGGCCTACAGATGATGTGGCTCACATCTATGATAAGTGCATTTCAGACCTGGAGCAGCACCTGCATGCAATTCCACCTGCCCTGGCCATGAACCCACAGACCCAGGCCATACGTAGCCTTCTGGAGGCTGTTGTCATGGCTAGAAACTCCCGTGATGGCATCGCTGCCCTGGGCCTTTTGCAGAAG GCTGTCGAGGGTCTGCTGGATGCCACCAGTGGTGCTGATCCTGATCTTTTACTGAGCTACAGGGagtgccacctactggtgcTGAAGGCCCTACAAGACGGTCGTGCCTACGGCCCACAGTGGTGCAACAAACAAATCACCAG ATGCCTGATTGAGTGCAGAGATGAATACAAGTACAACGTTGAGGCCGTAGAGCTCCTCATCAGAAACCACCTGGTCAACATGCAGCAGTATGACTTACACCTGGCTCAG tCCATGGAAAACGGGCTCAACTACATGGCCGTAGCATTCGCCATGCAGCTGGTGAAGCTCCTACTGGTTGACGAACGTAGCGTGAGTCACATCACTGAAGCAGATCTCTTCCACACCATTGAGACGCTGATGAGGACCAATGCCCACTCCAGAGCCAATGCTCCTGAAGG TTTGCCCCAGCTGATGGATGTTGTCCGCTCCAACTACGAGGCCATGATCGATCGTCATCATGGTGGGCCGAACTTCATGATGCACTCTGGGATTTCTCAAGCCTCTGAGTACGATGACCCACCAGGCCTTAGAGAGAAGGCAGAGTACCTGCTCAGAGAATGGGTCAACCTGTACCACTCAGCAGCTGCAGGAAGAGACAGCACCAAGGCCTTCTCTGCATTTGTTGGCCAG ATGCACCAGCAGGGCATCCTGAAGACCGATGACCTGATCACTCGCTTCTTCCGGCTGTGCACAGAAATGTGCGTGGAGATCAGTTACCGTGCTCAAGCCGAACAGCAGCACCCGACCACCAGCCCCGCCATCATCAGAGCCAAGTGCTACCATAACCTGGATGCTTTTGTTCGGCTCATTGCGCTTCTTGTCAAACACTCCGGAGAGGCCACCAACACGGTCACCAAAATTAACCTGCTCAACAAG GTTCTAGGCATTGTGGTGGGTGTATTGATCCAGGATCACGATGTGAGGCAGACAGAGTTCCAGCAGCTTCCGTACCACAGAATCTTCATCATGCTCCTGCTGGAGCTTAACGCACCAGAGCATGTGCTGGAGACCATCAACTTCCAGACCCTCACTGCCTTCTG CAACACCTTCCATATCCTGAGGCCAACTAAAGCACCTGGTTTTGTCTATGCTTGGCTGGAGCTCATCTCGCACCGCATCTTCATTGCCAGGATGCTTGCGCATACCCCACAACAGAAG GGTTGGCCAATGTATGCCCAGCTGCTGATAGACTTGTTCAAGTATCTTGCACCCTTCTTAAGGAATGTTGAACTCAACAAACCTATGCAAATTCTCTACAAG GGAACACTTCGTGTGCTGCTTGTCCTGCTACATGACTTTCCAGAATTCCTGTGCGACTACCATTATGGCTTCTGCGATGTCATCCCTCCCAACTGCATCCAGCTGAGGAACCTGATCCTGAGTGCCTTCCCCCGCAACATGAGGCTTCCAGACCCCTTCACCCCTAATCTGAAG GTGGATATGCTGAGTGAGATCAACATCGCACCCCGCATCCTCACTAACTTCACCGGTGTGATGCCGTCCCAGTTTAAGAAGGATCTTGACTCCTACCTCAAGACCCGTTCTCCTGTCACCTTCCTTTCTGAGCTGCGCAGCAACCTGCAG GTGTCCAACGAGCCAGGCAACCGTTACAACATTCAGCTGATCAATGCTCTGGTGCTCTACGTTGGAACCCAGGCCATTGCCCACATCCACAACAAGGGCAGCACTCCCTCCATGAGCACCATCACTCACTCGGCTCACATGGACATATTCCAGAACCTCGCAGTCGATCTAGACACTGAGG GCCGCTATCTGTTCCTGAATGCGATAGCCAATCAGCTGCGTTATCCAAACAGCCACACACACTACTTTAGCTGTACCATGCTGTATCTGTTTGCCGAGGCCAACGCTGAAGCCATTCAAGAGCAGATCACCAG GGTCCTGCTGGAGAGGCTGATTGTGAACAGGCCGCACCCGTGGGGTCTGCTCATCACCTTCATTGAGCTGATCAAGAACCCTGCCTTTAAGTTCTGGAGCCATGATTTTGTGCACTGTGCCCCAGAGATCGAGAA gttgTTCCAGTCGGTGGCTCAGTGCTGCATGGGGCAGAAGCAGGCCCAGCAGGTGATGGAGGGAACTGGTGCCAGTTAG